A genomic stretch from Telmatocola sphagniphila includes:
- a CDS encoding ECF-type sigma factor: protein MSNLTQLLEWAHNGDRRAASDLLPLVYEELRKLAATRMANEAPGQTLDATALVHEAYLRLVGPLGERQFASRGHFFAAAAVAMRRILIEAARRKDRLKRGGDLQRVAVDLDALATGIPEENLMALHEALERFALHDPVKAQLVELRFFGGMTLPEIAEHLGISLSTAERGWRYARAWLYTAMLEEKKS, encoded by the coding sequence ATGTCGAATCTCACTCAATTGCTTGAATGGGCACATAACGGGGATCGACGGGCCGCCTCGGATCTCCTTCCACTCGTGTACGAGGAGCTTCGTAAGCTCGCCGCGACGCGCATGGCGAACGAAGCCCCCGGCCAAACTCTCGATGCGACCGCCCTCGTTCACGAGGCCTACTTGCGCTTGGTGGGCCCGCTTGGGGAACGACAATTCGCTAGCCGAGGGCATTTCTTCGCCGCCGCCGCGGTAGCGATGAGGCGCATTCTCATTGAAGCGGCCCGCCGGAAAGACCGGCTGAAGCGCGGCGGCGACCTGCAACGCGTGGCTGTCGATCTTGACGCTCTCGCAACTGGGATTCCCGAAGAAAATTTGATGGCTCTGCACGAGGCCTTGGAACGATTCGCCCTCCATGACCCGGTCAAAGCTCAACTCGTGGAATTACGATTTTTCGGAGGAATGACTCTACCGGAAATCGCCGAACATCTGGGTATTTCTCTTTCGACGGCCGAGCGCGGCTGGCGGTATGCCCGAGCCTGGCTGTACACGGCCATGCTCGAGGAAAAAAAATCTTAA